A genomic stretch from Alteribacter keqinensis includes:
- a CDS encoding alanine/glycine:cation symporter family protein, which produces MQNVMDMLNDIIWSYFVIYGLLGLGLYFTYKTGFIQFRYLKEMVRVIFEKSPEAKKGEKSISSFKSFCIGSATRIGTGNLAGVAVAVTLGGPGAVFWMWVVGLLGGATSFIESTLAQVYKVKDKDTPGTFRGGPAYYITKGLNKKWLGVIFAVLIAFTFGLIFNSVQSNTISAAFEGAFGFNTTATGIVLVILSGIVIFGGVHRIANVTSVVVPIMAVLYIAVALFVLVTNISQLPAVLSLIVNSAFGLEQAVGGGIGAAIMHGVRRGLFSNEAGMGSAPNAAATAHVSHPAKQGFIQTLGVYIDTLVVCTATAFIILISTDLSQAGNEEGINLLQTSLSTQIGGWASIFIAVAVFLFAFSSIIGSYYYGETNIQFIKDNKTVLNLYRFATMGFVMIGAVASLGFVWELADIFMGLMAIINLAAIALLSGIAVKTLKDYQAQRKQGLNPTFNASRLGIKNTECWEEKEEKKERIVS; this is translated from the coding sequence ATGCAAAACGTCATGGATATGTTAAATGACATTATCTGGTCTTACTTTGTAATTTACGGTTTATTGGGTCTTGGTCTCTACTTTACGTATAAAACAGGATTCATTCAGTTTCGTTACTTAAAAGAAATGGTAAGAGTCATCTTCGAGAAATCCCCTGAAGCTAAAAAGGGAGAAAAATCGATATCATCATTTAAATCTTTCTGTATCGGATCGGCTACACGAATCGGGACGGGGAACCTTGCCGGTGTGGCTGTAGCTGTTACGCTCGGCGGTCCCGGTGCTGTCTTTTGGATGTGGGTTGTAGGCTTGCTCGGAGGCGCTACCAGCTTTATTGAGAGCACCCTCGCGCAGGTCTATAAAGTAAAAGACAAAGACACGCCCGGGACATTCCGGGGCGGACCTGCCTACTACATTACAAAAGGCCTCAACAAAAAATGGCTTGGTGTAATCTTTGCGGTTCTTATCGCCTTTACCTTCGGACTTATCTTTAACTCGGTCCAGAGTAATACGATTTCCGCAGCTTTTGAAGGGGCCTTCGGATTCAATACAACAGCAACAGGTATTGTCCTTGTCATTCTATCCGGTATCGTCATTTTTGGCGGTGTGCACCGGATCGCAAACGTAACGAGTGTGGTCGTACCGATTATGGCTGTTCTTTACATTGCTGTCGCTCTTTTTGTTTTAGTAACGAACATTTCCCAGCTTCCAGCCGTGCTGAGCCTGATCGTAAACAGTGCATTCGGTCTTGAGCAGGCTGTCGGCGGTGGTATCGGAGCTGCCATTATGCACGGAGTGAGACGGGGACTCTTCTCGAATGAAGCTGGTATGGGTAGTGCCCCTAACGCAGCAGCGACTGCACATGTTTCCCACCCTGCCAAGCAAGGGTTTATTCAAACGTTGGGTGTGTATATCGATACGTTAGTTGTGTGTACCGCTACTGCCTTTATCATTCTCATTTCAACCGACCTTTCCCAGGCAGGAAATGAGGAAGGAATTAATCTTCTCCAGACGTCACTGAGTACGCAAATCGGCGGCTGGGCGAGCATTTTCATCGCAGTTGCCGTCTTCCTGTTTGCTTTCAGTTCCATTATCGGAAGCTACTATTACGGGGAAACAAACATTCAGTTTATTAAAGATAACAAAACGGTTCTTAATTTGTACCGCTTCGCCACGATGGGTTTTGTGATGATCGGAGCCGTTGCAAGTCTCGGGTTTGTCTGGGAGCTTGCGGATATCTTCATGGGTCTGATGGCCATCATTAACCTTGCGGCTATCGCCCTCTTAAGCGGAATTGCGGTTAAAACACTAAAAGACTATCAAGCACAACGGAAACAAGGCCTCAATCCGACCTTCAACGCTTCCAGACTCGGTATTAAAAATACGGAGTGCTGGGAGGAGAAAGAAGAAAAGAAAGAGCGGATTGTGTCTTAA